The DNA window TGAATTTCATGCATGCCATTAAAATATGCTGACAGGTGGCATTGGTGCCGTATCTCAACATAGGCACATATTTAATAAGTGAGATATGAGATGGAATTAAGATACATGCAGTGATTAAAAACAGCTTTAACGCTATGGAAATTAGTTTGACATGACACACATCATACCGAGATCAGAATTTGTTCTTGACTTCCTAggaatacaaataataaacataacgttaaaatataatgtttttatatatacatatttaatgcaAGTAAGAGAGTGTCTACTTTAAGGTTGCAAAatacttttgtaaaaataatttaaaacaacataCTTGTTCTGAGTCTTGACATGtacttattcaaataaataaaataatttactttgaCTTCTGatcatacttatttattttattttattaaattttataaaacatttttgaaagaagtatctttaAATGCTTAGAAAATTAACAGTAAgagcagcaatattgtgaaatattattacaatttaaaataaatgttttctgctTTAATGCACATGatatcagaataatatgatgattattgattaatatgatcaaacatttatttttatcagtgttgaaaactatGGATAAACTGCAATATAAACTCGCAACTGCAAGAAATATAGTCAAAATTGTGGGATAAAAACTCATAATTGCAAGAAACAGTCAGACTTGCAAgatatattcaaaattaattcagACACCATCAATATTCCTTCATCTTGGTAAGAATTGTTTTGGTATAATACCTGTATGTCACAGTTTATTTAGCTATTCTCACTTATATAAATGAAATACTGCACTGCAcccactacaaaaaaaataaaaaaaatgttttttctaaaattacatctggtgtctgaataattttcgGTTCGACTGTAAATTATAATtgtaagaaataaagtcagattCAAGAGATAAACTCATAATCGCAAGGAATAGTCAggattacaagatataaactcacaattataataaataaattcatatctGCATTATATAAACTTGTAATATCAAGAAATAAAGTAAGAattaagagatataaactcataattgtgagaaataaagtcagtattgCGAGATCCCACAATTGCGAGAAATTAATTTCAAGTAGGTCTGTCAGTGAAACGTGTCAACTTAAttagtcataaaaaaataatgtgattCAAATATAACACTGTTAATGCACTGGCGCCGCCCCCAGACCTTTAcatcatcttacatttcatacagATCACGGTCGACATATGATGCAGATGTTTATCAAATTCATGATATTGGAGCAAAAGATAACACTGCAtgagtttttgtctcatatttctATTAAATGATAAGCACACCAGCAGTGAGAGCAATATCACACCAGAGCTGTTTTTGTCATGAAGAAAACAAGTGCAAATGTGACTTTATACAACAGCACAGTAAATACGAAGTtgctattttgttatattttaaacacaataccGTGTTTTTGTTCAATTTTACCAACGAATATATAACCTATAAAGCCACAGCAGAGCTGCATCTCCGAGTAACACAGCAGTGCcaagtttctgaatgaatctgcgTTTTGAAAGAATCATGTGAATCAATGATGCAAAGAATTATCACAGAGACAGCCCATCACTTCATTCCTGAGTCAATCAGACGCTTGAACGAATCGactcattaagacatttaccgccacctactggcagtttcaGATTCTCCAGAAcatcaatacatttattaaaaaacataaataaataaataaaaaaacattaaaggtatagttcacccaaaaatctatcaaataaatcctgtcatcattaaCAGTTTATGCTAGGCAGTTGTAGCCTAAAATATAATTATCTGTTGGGGGTTTTTCACAGCCAAATTTAGTTAGATAAATGAATCGCAGCACCCTGTACTGAATTAGATACAAAAATTGTAATCGACTGACAGCCCTAATCTATTCTGTAGATATGTTTACGTGTCTAAATCACTGCTGATAGAAGTCGAATCACAATCACAGTGCATGTTTGGCTTCTAAAGTGAGCACTGCctgttctgtgtgtttgtttcagtgtGCTGAGTATCAGCAGGGCGTTCTGACCGGTGACCTCTGCGAGGACCTCTGCGTGGCCGGTCGTGTGGAATACAAACGCTGCCTCTATTACGAGAATGGCAAGAAGGTCATGTCCGCCAGCTGGCGCGGGGTGCCTATCGTTCTCAAGTCAAAGCTGGAGAACTTCTCCTCCTATGAGGCTTTAGCTCTGCTGGAGTACCAGGATGCAGCGGGAGGAGCGGGAGGCGAGGAGGAGCTCTCTCCGCTGGATGTCGTCTTCTTCGCTACGCTGGAGATCAAGAACTCTCTGGGTTTGGAGACGGGAGCTAACTTGACGTTGCCCCGGTTGTGGGGCCAGAAGCTGAAGGAGAACGAGCGGACGTACTCTCGAGCGGAGCTGGCCTCGCTCTGGGCTCTCCTTCAGCAGGAGGAGTACACCTTCCTCAGGGTCCTGCAGGATTTAACCCACCACGTGGCCAAGATCCTGGGCTCCTGTGGTCACTTTTACGCCGTGGAGTACTTGGCGGCCGGACACGCGTGGGACCAGCACATATTCTCTCTGGAGGAGCTGACGCTGAGCCCCTCGCCGAGCCCCTGGAGCGGACAGGAGAAGACGATAACCGCAAGAGATATGGTGCCACGAGTGGCCCTGAGCTTTCTAGAGATGGTGGAGCATTTCGAGAACGACTTTTCCCACAGCTTACACCTCTGTGACATCAAACCAGAGAACTTTGCCATCAGGAAAGACCTGACGGTGAGTAAACACTTAACAGCAGGGATTCTGAAGGTAacattaagactttttaataccttttaaaaaccaagtaccgtattttctggactataagtcgcacttttttcatagtttggctggtcctgcaacttatagtcaggtgcgacttatcaaaattaatttgacatgaaccaagagaaaacattacctattcaggccacgagagggcgctctatgctgctcactgctcctgtagtctacactgaaaacagagcgccctctcgtgcctggagacggtaatgttttctcttggttcttggatctaaataaatgtgacttttagtccagtgtgacttatatatgtttttttttccttgtcatgacctatttttggactgatgcgacttatactcaggtgcgacttatagtccgaaaaatacggtaatgaaAATGTAAAGAGTAAATAGAATGGATAggagaataaaatagaatacaatatGCTAACATACTCTACAtacaacatttgaaaatgtaacttCCAAAAGATctccattactttttaatttgttgaataaataaataagctattTATGGCTTGAATAGCTCATTAGATTAGAAATAACTTTTACTGCACTTTCTTAACATCACTTAATTTTGATGAATTGTCtttagaaaacaagacttaagtATGTTTTGATATCTGTATttgaagagaaaacaaaaacactgcagaagatccatttttttgcattgcatttgatgcgtttttaaagctttaaattgtgttttttttttttttttttttgccaatatctTTGGCAGGATTTGGGGCATTGTTATAGACATCACAGCAATTCATCTCTTATTTTCTTTAAGTTGAACatttctcagtgttttttttaggACGCCTTCACCAGCTGGTTATTATAGCATCTGCTAGATAATTTCATTTAATCAGAAAACTATGAACTGATGCGACTCTTAAGGAGAACATAAAAGCATGTGGTTCACTGTTCACTACAATGTGATTGTGTTTAAATGAATCATCCAAGCATCCAAatctaataaaaacatttctataAAGAGTATATATCTTTCCAGTATTAGATATGAATATTCTTGTAATAATTAGTTCATTGTTATTAAACTATTCtgcaatatttattatagttaagtattgttatatataattatcCATCCTTGTCTCACACTGTTGGCAGAATTTAGCACTACTTGCTGTTTATTTGTCAAATTTTCTAAATGATAATAGTTTCTAAGTAAATCCTATGCCATTTATTCAGTCAATCTATCCATCTGAAATGAATCATCTATCTCTAAATATCTGTTTTTAGTGAATACAGTGTTAATTATGTGTAATAGTTATGTCTTTTTTTCAATGCAAATGATTGCATGTTTTAAGATCTCTATTAAAGTATTTTACAATGTAAGCAAATACATCTGACATATACAAAAgattttttaaacatgaaaaaaattacttatCCGATTTGCATCCTAGAAATAATTTAGAATgtagaatattaaatatttattttatttttaaatatatttttatttctaggtATAAATTGTGCTTTGAATACTAGAATATTTAAGCGGTTCcggactgaatatatatatatatatgaataccgTACACTGCATTTCTGATTATTGTGTTGTATTTCACTGGTCAGGTGGTGGCTATAGATGTGGACATGGCTTTTTTTGAGCCTAAAATGAGAGAAATACTTGAGCAGAACTGCACCAGTGACAATGACTGCAACTTCTTCGACTGCATTTCCAAGTGTGACAAAACTAAAAACAGATGTGGGCCGAAACGCAAGAACAGTAACCTTCAGGTGAGTGAGGCATTCATTATTCTGACTCCATTATATACTGTAATTCTTTAATTATTTGCATCAATTCTTCTCTATCTCAACATTGAATAACCCAGTGGAGTATGTGGTTAGCCATTATATATGTGGTTTTGGAAAACTGTCATAAAGGAATACCAGTAAAATAGCTTGAGGACACAATCATTCTTCAGCAGTAAACATTGCCAAGAAAAGTGCACGGAATGTTATACAAActtaagtcaaaaaaaaaaaaaaaaaaggaaacaaacatGTAAGCTGAATTAAACCACACTTAATTtactaattacaataataatacaaaaaaataataatattgtaggGTGAATTAAGACACACCTAAgtaatttctacaaaaaaaatttaCTATTAAAAAGCGACAAATGAACAGTCATATAAAACCCAAAACTATCTGATTACTACCAAAAATGCAAATGGCTCAGATCAGAAAATCCTCATGTAATTCAATGATTTTAGCAAAATCTATTTTTATAGTTTACTGTCATCAGAACGTTAAACTGCATTGAGTGCAACTTTTTATCCCACAGTTAtgatattatgatatttttaCTCGCAATTAAAAGTTcatagtttatatctcacaattctgattaaaaaagaaagtcataacagagggatataaactcaaaactgCAAAATAAAAGATTCTGTAAAAGAAATACGCCTCCATTAAAACAGATCTGTGCTATGTTAGAGGAAAATAAGCTCCAGTGAAATTACTAGAGACAAATGATCATAAGagtaacaaaattatttttctgaATGCTGCCACCATTATGCAAGTTTCATTTAAACAGTTTCTTTCCGTGGTGTAAATAATCTTCAATAGAAACCACATATCTGTATCACCTTAGAGACAGACAAAGTAACTGAGCaaagttacaaaaatattatttgcaaagaAGTTACTACAAGTAGaggacaataaatatatatattttttaatgccaCCACCATCACAAGTATGTGCAGGTTTAATTTCTCCATTAGATACTTCAGTTACACGTCTTTCATCTGTTCGTAGTCAACACCTGCTGTCAGTCCCAGCTCCCTTAAGGAGAACAAGCTAACAGTCAAGCTCCGGGCCACAGGTGGCTGAGACAGATCCTTCTCTCCGTTCCCGATCACTTCACCCAACCCTTGGTGACCTCTACCTTCCCATTGTATGGCCTGCCATTCAGAACAATGAGGGCTTTGTAATGTTCAGGCCGTTGGGTCCAGGAGACCATTGCTTTCAAACGGCATGCATGGCAAATATGGCTGATGATTGCTCTGGAGATGATGAAACGAGACCAGGATGACGCTAATGTCTGCTTCCCTCATCCATACCCATGCTTTTCCCTTTGGGGTGGATATCGGTCatgcttctctctttctgtctctccgcAGGTGATCTGTGAGAAGATCTTCAGGCCTTGGATTTCTCCCACGCTGCTCGGTGCTAAAGCAGGGCTCCCCCTGCAGGTGGCGCTGCAGCGGGCCGTGCAGGAGTGCGCTGAGATGGACGACGGGGAGGACGCCCGGCGCACGAGGGCCGTGAGAGAACAGCTACAGGATCTGCTCGTGGAGCTCATTCAGGAGGACACGGGACACCGGGCTGAAGGCCAGGAACACAAGATACGGcacttcatttctaaatgaactCTCGAAACGGCTATGAAAGAACAAACCCAGTCATGTGCAATTCTGGAGAACATCTCAGATGACTATTATAGTCGCGATAACAGCAGTTTCCAACAGCCAGATACATTGACATAGTTGTTTACTGCTAACATTCAGAACCTCTGTTAAACCTCTGGTGCTGTTCAGCAATTTTTGAAAGaactattgtgttttttttctattttatttacttcattaGAATTACAGAACATGGTAGTGCTACGTGGCCACACGAAAATCATGAACATGAAATGAAAAGGTTAAATGGTTCTGAAAATTATTTAGACTTGTACTGTTCGTGGTCGAAAATGAATGTACTGGAAACAGACTTCATCTAGTGGAAACATGGTACCAAACAAAATCTTAATAAAAGCAAATTCTTTGAGAGATCAACCTCAAATTTTTTACATAACTTGTTTAAACGTATGGCTTAGATTTTTCAGTTTTAGAGTAAAATATTctctggaaaatatatatttaatatgaaatatcaaatataatttacaaaaatgaacttaaacttttaaaagtgtttttttcttcttcaagttTTTCAGTTCAGCAATAATCTACCAGGTGTCTTCTAGCAAAAAGAGATCAGAAGTTGGAAATTAAATTTTCATGTCTATtctcaaaaagtaaatagaaataaatggatCATGACTATTCCTATTCCATTaagttttaataacaatatttttgaaACTAAAATATAGTACATTCATTTGAAAGGCGAGCAGCACCAGAGGCATAAAAGGTATAGTTCAGTCAAAAATGTAAATCTGTTTTTCTCACCCTCATCTTGTTCCAAATCCATACAGGTTTGTAATTTTTgcataaactatccctttaagggtgtAGATATGCCTCTTACagtaaaggcccattcacacagGTATCGATAACTATATTGATAATTATATCAACATCCAGACCAGTGTACAATAACATGGTTTCACACGGCAGTCTTTATATActcaagctctttaaagcaggagttctgattggctgtcaatgtttttatcattcaaaaaaataattttggatcCAACAATATTGTTCTGCTATGTTGTTGTAGTTTAGAGAActattactgtaaattataaCTATATTGTTACTGTTATCGTTATAGTCATTGTGCTGGGTGTAATGGGCCTTAAATATAAAGGAAGTTCATATTAAAATTGTTCAGCACATTTTTGCTGGCGAAATCTAGTCATTTCAGGATGAAAAATGAGAGCGAAGCAGATTTTGCAGCTGGGTCATACAGATTTGCCATGTTAAAcgaacagaaagctgcttggtttgataGTGTTTCTGTGTGAGCTGCTTCATACATCTCTACACTACTGACAACAGACAATGGACATTGTTCCCGTGAAAATTCGCTAATGTGAATGAACTTTAATACTCCTTAAAAAAAAACGTTGGATCATCTCAGCTAATGTATCCCTGTTGTTTGTTGAAAATAATTTGTCTACCTGTGATTTTGTTGAATCATTTCAATAAACCATGGCTCAAGCACAATCCTTCCTTTGGTTTCTTACCCGCAGCTGCATGCCTTCACGCCAAATTATAGTCTGTACGCACATCAACACTACGCAGAGGATCGACCCGAAAGCTCAAAGATCAAGCCAACGTTTGGTTCCTATCGACGGAAGAGATCTGTAGATTTGTTTGGATCTACCTTCAGCATTGTGGTCTTTCAGGAGACGGGGTTAGAAAGACCAAACACAAGCTTTGGACTATAAGACGACGAgaccagtgttgggaaagttacttttaaaagtaatgcatattACATTACTCCTGAAAAAAgcaaactatttttattaatttttatggaAGTAATGCATtgttactttttcatattttttttcttatctaggctgggcttgcttgtttgttttgaatataaaaaagtgctgcttttggaaaatgtaaaagcccttACAAGAAAATATCAAATAAGTTACCAGTAAGTtacttttttccccatttattgaTTGAAAGCTCTCCTGTACTCATGTTGAGAGAAATTGGGAGTAATATGTTACTTTAGTTCTAGAATAAATTTGAACATGCACTAATTAatctcatgcaaaaaaaaaaaaaattacatatatataaatgataggtaaaaagcctgaatgcactggaagtggctttggataaaagcgtctgctaaatgcataaatttaatttaattt is part of the Carassius gibelio isolate Cgi1373 ecotype wild population from Czech Republic chromosome B24, carGib1.2-hapl.c, whole genome shotgun sequence genome and encodes:
- the dipk1c gene encoding divergent protein kinase domain 1C isoform X2, yielding MQRSLRGVLRCLGAKLCRRSALLVVLLWLASWLFLNGLVFVHRNMFSDFCTDHKSKEILQRVCAEYQQGVLTGDLCEDLCVAGRVEYKRCLYYENGKKVMSASWRGVPIVLKSKLENFSSYEALALLEYQDAAGGAGGEEELSPLDVVFFATLEIKNSLGLETGANLTLPRLWGQKLKENERTYSRAELASLWALLQQEEYTFLRVLQDLTHHVAKILGSCGHFYAVEYLAAGHAWDQHIFSLEELTLSPSPSPWSGQEKTITARDMVPRVALSFLEMVEHFENDFSHSLHLCDIKPENFAIRKDLTVVAIDVDMAFFEPKMREILEQNCTSDNDCNFFDCISKCDKTKNRCGPKRKNSNLQSTPAVSPSSLKENKLTVKLRATGG
- the dipk1c gene encoding divergent protein kinase domain 1C isoform X1, with product MQRSLRGVLRCLGAKLCRRSALLVVLLWLASWLFLNGLVFVHRNMFSDFCTDHKSKEILQRVCAEYQQGVLTGDLCEDLCVAGRVEYKRCLYYENGKKVMSASWRGVPIVLKSKLENFSSYEALALLEYQDAAGGAGGEEELSPLDVVFFATLEIKNSLGLETGANLTLPRLWGQKLKENERTYSRAELASLWALLQQEEYTFLRVLQDLTHHVAKILGSCGHFYAVEYLAAGHAWDQHIFSLEELTLSPSPSPWSGQEKTITARDMVPRVALSFLEMVEHFENDFSHSLHLCDIKPENFAIRKDLTVVAIDVDMAFFEPKMREILEQNCTSDNDCNFFDCISKCDKTKNRCGPKRKNSNLQVICEKIFRPWISPTLLGAKAGLPLQVALQRAVQECAEMDDGEDARRTRAVREQLQDLLVELIQEDTGHRAEGQEHKIRHFISK